One genomic region from Natrarchaeobius halalkaliphilus encodes:
- a CDS encoding V-type ATP synthase subunit D: MANDVKPTRKNLMEIEDRIELSERGHGTLEKKRDGLIMEFMDILDKAQDVRGELSDDYESAQKKINMARAMEGDVAVRGAAAALQEHPEITTESKNIMGVVVPQIESSRVSKSLDERGYGIMGTSARIDEAAEAYEDLLESIILAAEVETAMKKMLREIETTKRRVNALEFKLLPELYENQEYIEQKLEEQEREETFRLKKIKEKKEQEEKDERAAEAEREADEAEMEQATAGGVPGN; the protein is encoded by the coding sequence ATGGCCAACGACGTCAAACCAACCCGCAAGAATCTCATGGAGATCGAAGACCGGATCGAGCTCTCCGAGCGCGGGCACGGGACCCTAGAGAAAAAGCGTGACGGGTTGATCATGGAGTTCATGGACATTCTGGACAAGGCCCAGGACGTCCGCGGCGAGCTTTCGGACGACTACGAATCGGCACAGAAGAAAATCAACATGGCTCGAGCCATGGAGGGCGACGTCGCGGTCCGGGGAGCCGCCGCAGCCCTGCAGGAACACCCCGAAATTACGACCGAGTCGAAGAACATCATGGGCGTCGTCGTTCCGCAGATCGAGTCCTCTCGAGTCTCGAAGAGTCTGGACGAACGCGGCTACGGGATCATGGGCACGTCGGCCCGCATCGACGAGGCCGCAGAGGCCTACGAAGACCTCCTTGAAAGCATCATCCTCGCCGCGGAAGTCGAGACCGCGATGAAGAAGATGCTTCGAGAGATCGAGACGACCAAGCGTCGAGTCAACGCCCTCGAGTTCAAACTCCTGCCGGAGCTCTACGAGAACCAGGAGTACATCGAGCAGAAACTCGAAGAGCAAGAGCGCGAGGAAACGTTCCGGCTGAAGAAGATCAAAGAGAAGAAAGAGCAGGAAGAAAAAGACGAGCGAGCGGCCGAAGCGGAACGCGAGGCCGACGAAGCGGAGATGGAACAGGCGACTGCGGGCGGCGTCCCCGGAAACTAG
- a CDS encoding response regulator, with protein MTETIPNEPIDVLLVEDNPGDARLTKEAFKATDSEIRFHVATDGVEAMKTIHTRQCNGSCTRPDIIFLDLNLPGLDGFDVLETLRTELEYPPPPIIVLSSSKTSEDVTRSYELDANAYVTKPESPDEFNTVAQAIEDFWIDAVRHPPVPS; from the coding sequence ATGACCGAAACCATCCCCAACGAGCCGATCGATGTCCTGCTCGTCGAGGACAACCCGGGCGACGCACGTCTCACGAAAGAGGCGTTCAAAGCCACCGATAGCGAGATACGGTTTCACGTCGCCACAGACGGCGTGGAGGCCATGAAAACGATCCACACGCGCCAGTGCAACGGATCGTGTACTCGGCCAGACATCATCTTCCTGGACCTGAACCTCCCCGGCCTGGACGGGTTCGACGTCCTCGAGACGCTTCGAACCGAACTCGAGTATCCGCCGCCCCCGATCATCGTTCTCTCGAGTTCGAAAACGAGCGAGGACGTTACCAGGAGCTACGAACTCGATGCGAACGCGTACGTGACGAAACCGGAGAGTCCCGACGAGTTCAACACGGTCGCACAGGCGATCGAGGACTTCTGGATCGATGCCGTTCGCCATCCCCCCGTACCGTCCTGA
- a CDS encoding DUF5811 family protein produces MNGNTPYAGLPGETQAGHRAAADIPDLSGTQKRLLHRDVSRIAARTREFLPNEYVVDADVSSGISGPQVTVAVRPPVGHPVSAGFTPDLEDASEEIITSDERNEVARGLAASAAFQVKQAVSENVTPTGK; encoded by the coding sequence ATGAACGGAAATACGCCGTACGCAGGGCTGCCGGGGGAGACACAGGCTGGTCATCGAGCAGCGGCGGATATTCCGGACCTCTCGGGAACGCAAAAACGACTGCTTCACCGCGACGTCTCGCGGATTGCCGCCCGGACCCGCGAGTTCCTCCCCAACGAGTACGTCGTCGACGCCGACGTCTCGAGTGGGATCTCCGGCCCACAGGTAACTGTCGCGGTCAGACCGCCCGTCGGCCACCCCGTCAGTGCCGGATTCACTCCCGATCTCGAGGACGCATCCGAGGAGATCATCACCTCCGACGAGCGAAACGAAGTCGCTCGCGGCCTCGCCGCAAGCGCCGCGTTTCAGGTGAAACAGGCGGTCAGCGAGAACGTAACGCCGACCGGAAAGTAA
- a CDS encoding pyruvoyl-dependent arginine decarboxylase, with the protein MSTIRVVWGSASAPTAMSSYDAALADAGVENYNLVSVSSVIPEEVAVEAVGTAPDLGPAGNRLTVVESRATTGPDTGSSASRVSAALAWARSLGDGPGLFYEAADETGSEDVEERVREGLAAGQELREWTFDEPRVAVESSEADPGTYTTAVVIAAYGGSVPIIPE; encoded by the coding sequence ATGAGCACGATTCGAGTCGTCTGGGGCTCTGCGTCGGCCCCAACGGCCATGTCGTCTTACGACGCCGCACTCGCAGACGCGGGCGTCGAAAACTACAATCTCGTCTCGGTCTCGTCCGTTATTCCGGAGGAGGTCGCCGTCGAAGCCGTCGGCACGGCGCCCGACCTCGGTCCCGCAGGCAACCGGCTCACCGTCGTCGAATCTCGAGCGACTACGGGTCCCGATACCGGATCGAGCGCCAGTCGCGTGAGCGCGGCGCTCGCCTGGGCACGATCGCTCGGCGATGGACCGGGATTGTTCTACGAGGCGGCCGACGAAACCGGATCCGAAGACGTCGAAGAGCGCGTTCGTGAGGGTCTCGCCGCCGGACAGGAGCTACGCGAGTGGACGTTCGACGAGCCACGCGTCGCCGTCGAAAGCAGCGAAGCCGATCCGGGAACGTACACCACGGCGGTAGTCATCGCAGCGTACGGCGGGAGCGTTCCGATTATCCCAGAGTGA
- a CDS encoding EMC6-like membrane protein: MSTESISDRREHIRSISVTAFSALLGVGAALASASLTGDLTPAEAATETTPLFLVLGAILVQFVLFDFTSIYGDDEFGIKHYLFITFMTFSFWFVVWGILLTAEYTA, encoded by the coding sequence ATGTCGACCGAATCGATCAGTGATCGACGCGAACACATTCGCTCGATCAGCGTAACAGCATTCTCGGCGTTGCTCGGCGTCGGCGCGGCGCTTGCCTCCGCGTCACTGACCGGCGATCTCACACCAGCCGAGGCGGCAACCGAAACCACGCCGCTGTTTCTCGTCCTGGGGGCGATCCTCGTTCAGTTCGTCCTCTTCGATTTCACGAGTATCTACGGTGACGACGAGTTCGGTATCAAACACTACCTGTTCATCACGTTCATGACGTTCTCGTTCTGGTTCGTGGTGTGGGGAATCCTGCTCACCGCGGAGTACACGGCATAA
- a CDS encoding UPF0146 family protein, with amino-acid sequence MSHSRRNDRTLLDFLLEYDRVVEIGIGRRTELAAALADRGVSVTATDVHRREAPDGVRFVRDDIVDPDPAVYANADAIYARNLPPELHRPALEVARIAGAAFAFTTLGGDQPAVPVERRTIREGTLYVARTPAGDVDGD; translated from the coding sequence GTGTCCCACTCTCGACGGAACGACAGAACGCTGCTCGATTTTCTTCTCGAGTACGACCGCGTCGTCGAGATAGGGATCGGACGACGGACTGAGCTGGCGGCCGCGCTCGCTGATCGTGGCGTCTCCGTCACCGCGACGGACGTCCACCGGCGGGAGGCCCCCGACGGAGTCCGGTTCGTCCGGGACGATATCGTCGATCCGGACCCGGCGGTCTATGCGAACGCCGACGCGATTTACGCTCGAAACCTCCCGCCCGAACTCCACCGACCGGCGCTCGAGGTGGCGCGGATAGCCGGTGCCGCCTTCGCCTTTACCACGCTCGGCGGCGACCAGCCGGCGGTTCCGGTCGAACGGCGGACGATCCGAGAGGGGACGTTGTACGTCGCTCGAACCCCCGCTGGCGACGTCGACGGGGACTGA
- the pepF gene encoding oligoendopeptidase F → MSSVPDRSEVDERYTWDLESIYATDDDWEEAYEDVTERVGELEAYEGDVTDDAETLLAVLECRDELMRDVSTVAAYARMRRDEDTTDQEYQALTARAQSLASDVQSAASFIDPELQELTREEFDAMVETESDLETYDHYVDDVLRMKPHTRSAEVEELLADLGEVMGATGEVYTMLSNADMAFPTVEDAEGTPVEITQSNFTTLLKRPDRDFRQRVYEGYFDEWTSMRNTVATAYKNSVKADVKTARARNYDTAREAALNGPNVPVSVYDTLVDSVHDNLDKLHRHAELKRDALDVDELRMWDLYMPLTGGEGPDLEYEQATEYVVDALEPLGETYRSRVAEGLESRWVDVYENEGKQSGAYSGGTYDTQPFILMNYQDDITSMYTLAHELGHSMHSELTKDEQPFVYSGYEIFVAEVASTVNEALLTNHLLETVDDPAFRKHVLNEFLERVRSTLYRQTLFAEFEHEVHRLEEEGSPLTADRLDELYGELKAKYYEPAVVDDRIAREWMRIPHFYRAFYVYQYSTGISAALALVDRILEEGETAAEEYLAFLRRGSREYPLELLQVAGVDMSTSEPIDRALATYGERLDEFETLLA, encoded by the coding sequence ATGAGTTCCGTACCCGACCGATCCGAGGTCGACGAGCGCTATACGTGGGATCTCGAGAGTATCTATGCGACCGACGACGACTGGGAGGAAGCCTACGAGGACGTCACCGAGCGCGTCGGCGAACTCGAGGCGTACGAGGGAGACGTAACCGACGACGCCGAAACCCTCCTCGCGGTGCTCGAGTGTCGCGACGAGCTCATGCGGGACGTTTCGACCGTCGCAGCGTACGCCCGGATGCGCCGCGACGAGGACACGACGGACCAGGAGTATCAGGCGCTGACCGCCCGTGCGCAGTCGCTCGCATCCGACGTCCAGTCTGCGGCTTCGTTCATCGATCCCGAGCTACAGGAACTGACCCGCGAGGAGTTCGACGCGATGGTCGAAACCGAGAGCGACCTCGAGACCTACGATCACTACGTCGACGACGTGTTGCGGATGAAACCCCACACTCGCTCGGCGGAAGTCGAGGAGTTGCTCGCGGACCTCGGTGAGGTCATGGGTGCGACGGGCGAGGTCTACACGATGCTCTCGAACGCGGATATGGCGTTCCCGACGGTCGAAGACGCCGAGGGCACGCCCGTCGAGATAACACAGAGCAACTTCACAACCCTGCTCAAGCGACCGGATCGGGACTTCCGTCAACGCGTCTACGAGGGTTACTTCGACGAGTGGACGTCGATGCGAAACACGGTCGCTACCGCGTACAAAAACAGCGTCAAAGCCGACGTCAAGACCGCTCGAGCGCGAAACTACGACACCGCTCGAGAGGCCGCACTGAACGGCCCCAACGTCCCCGTCTCGGTCTACGATACGCTCGTCGACTCCGTCCACGACAACCTCGACAAGCTTCACCGCCACGCCGAACTCAAACGCGACGCACTGGACGTCGACGAACTTCGGATGTGGGACCTCTACATGCCCCTGACCGGCGGCGAAGGGCCGGACCTCGAGTACGAGCAGGCGACCGAGTACGTCGTGGACGCCCTCGAACCGCTTGGCGAGACGTACCGCTCGCGCGTCGCAGAGGGACTCGAGTCGCGCTGGGTCGACGTCTACGAGAACGAAGGGAAGCAATCGGGTGCATACTCCGGAGGAACGTACGACACCCAGCCGTTTATTCTGATGAATTACCAGGACGACATCACGTCGATGTACACGCTGGCCCACGAACTCGGCCACTCGATGCACTCCGAACTCACCAAAGACGAACAGCCGTTCGTCTACTCCGGTTACGAGATCTTCGTCGCGGAAGTCGCGAGCACCGTCAACGAGGCACTGTTGACGAACCACCTGCTCGAGACGGTCGACGATCCCGCGTTCCGTAAACACGTCCTGAACGAGTTCCTCGAACGCGTTCGTTCGACGCTCTACCGCCAGACGCTCTTTGCGGAGTTCGAACACGAGGTCCACCGACTCGAGGAGGAGGGTTCTCCACTCACCGCCGATCGCCTGGACGAACTTTACGGTGAACTCAAAGCCAAGTACTACGAACCGGCCGTCGTCGACGACCGCATCGCACGCGAGTGGATGCGCATTCCACACTTCTACCGGGCGTTTTACGTCTATCAGTACTCGACCGGCATCTCCGCTGCGCTCGCGCTCGTCGATCGGATCCTCGAGGAAGGCGAGACGGCCGCCGAGGAGTACCTGGCGTTCCTTCGACGCGGCTCGCGCGAGTATCCGCTCGAGTTGCTCCAGGTTGCCGGCGTCGACATGAGCACGTCCGAGCCGATCGACCGTGCGCTCGCGACCTACGGCGAGCGCCTGGACGAATTCGAGACGCTGCTGGCCTAA
- a CDS encoding outer membrane protein assembly factor BamB family protein, with the protein MQPLLEQSEEQEEESTTTEGDADSGQANTDTDSGNGATDHENARLYSVDSSTGEINWTHDTVPNGQETRITAVTSAEGMVFYATTDSGGGDEQDPVVRCLDADTGDELWEHTFDEGFFAGLSLSGDELYVAKWHDVIVLDVDSGDRLTQYGYSPSYAGFVEGDSHLYFLGSDAVAFDPVGGSERWSRELERTPESRPIFEDDVLYYGTETGHVVALDATDGSQSWETRVDGNASRRPTLTEDHVWVLDEQGVVSAIDRTEGDLVYEHDDRIDGHHIESIDTLVYIPESESANQGTVYEETVTGGELELSERWTYPSSDLFVITRDGEFIGGWNGVNRVSTTGEISMEAEFEDEYSPSFDHVEDSLESTSDTIFVGTSQ; encoded by the coding sequence ATGCAGCCGCTTCTCGAGCAGTCAGAAGAACAAGAAGAAGAAAGCACCACCACGGAGGGCGATGCGGATTCTGGACAAGCGAATACGGATACTGACTCGGGAAACGGGGCCACCGACCACGAGAACGCTCGGTTGTATTCCGTCGATTCGTCGACGGGAGAGATAAACTGGACGCACGATACGGTTCCAAACGGCCAAGAGACACGCATCACGGCGGTCACAAGTGCCGAGGGGATGGTATTTTACGCGACGACCGACTCGGGCGGTGGTGATGAGCAAGACCCCGTCGTTCGTTGTCTCGACGCCGATACGGGCGATGAATTGTGGGAACACACGTTTGATGAGGGGTTTTTCGCTGGTCTCAGCCTCTCCGGTGACGAACTGTACGTCGCAAAGTGGCACGACGTGATCGTCCTTGACGTCGACTCCGGCGACAGACTCACGCAATACGGGTATTCCCCGTCGTACGCCGGCTTCGTCGAGGGTGATTCGCACCTGTACTTCCTCGGAAGTGATGCAGTCGCGTTCGATCCCGTCGGCGGCAGTGAACGGTGGAGTCGCGAACTGGAGAGAACCCCCGAAAGCAGGCCGATCTTCGAAGACGACGTTCTGTACTACGGAACCGAAACGGGACACGTCGTCGCACTGGATGCGACCGACGGATCGCAGTCGTGGGAAACTCGCGTCGACGGTAACGCGAGCCGGAGGCCAACGCTTACCGAGGATCACGTGTGGGTTCTGGACGAACAGGGGGTCGTTTCGGCGATAGATCGTACCGAAGGAGATCTCGTGTACGAACACGATGACCGCATCGACGGGCATCATATCGAGTCCATCGATACCCTCGTGTACATCCCGGAGTCGGAGAGTGCTAATCAGGGAACCGTCTACGAAGAAACCGTCACCGGTGGTGAACTCGAACTCTCCGAACGCTGGACGTATCCGTCATCCGATCTGTTCGTAATCACTCGAGACGGCGAATTTATCGGTGGGTGGAACGGAGTCAACCGAGTCAGTACAACCGGCGAAATTAGTATGGAAGCTGAATTCGAAGACGAGTATTCACCGTCGTTCGATCACGTAGAAGACTCGCTCGAGTCCACCAGTGATACGATATTCGTCGGAACGAGCCAATAG
- the pan2 gene encoding proteasome-activating nucleotidase Pan2, with protein sequence MSRSPSLPDRPHREIDPDLPDDERFEALRGHFADLVDVHEQLEGQLEDAENRRQRLQERVDRVERENETLKSSSLYIATVEDVIDDGEVVVKQHGNNQEVLTEVSPRMAERVTAGDRVAVNDSFAIQTVLEAETDARAQSMEITERPSVGYEDIGGIDEQIREVREAVEQPLIEPELFEEVGIDPPSGVLLYGPPGTGKTMLAKAVANKTDATFIKMAGSELVRKFIGEGSRLVRDLFEMAREREPAIIFIDEIDAIAATRTESKTSGDAEVQRTMMQLLAEMDGFEARGEIRIIAATNRFDMLDRAILRPGRFDRLIEVPEPNRDGREQIFEIHTRGMNVTDDVDFDTLADDTEGYSGADIESLATEAGMFAIRNEREEIRHQDFLDAVEKVENDDSSDVVSSAGYFYQ encoded by the coding sequence ATGTCTCGAAGTCCGTCTCTTCCCGACCGACCACATCGAGAGATAGATCCCGATCTGCCCGACGACGAGCGCTTCGAGGCGCTTCGTGGGCACTTCGCGGATCTCGTGGACGTACACGAACAGCTCGAGGGCCAACTCGAGGACGCGGAGAACCGACGACAGCGACTGCAAGAGCGCGTCGACCGCGTCGAACGCGAAAACGAGACGCTCAAAAGCTCGTCGCTGTACATCGCGACCGTCGAGGACGTCATCGACGACGGCGAGGTCGTCGTCAAACAGCACGGAAACAACCAGGAGGTTCTCACCGAAGTCTCGCCGCGGATGGCCGAACGGGTTACGGCCGGCGACCGCGTGGCCGTCAACGACTCCTTTGCCATCCAGACGGTCCTCGAGGCCGAAACCGACGCGCGCGCTCAGTCGATGGAGATCACCGAGCGTCCGTCCGTCGGCTACGAGGACATCGGTGGAATCGACGAGCAGATTCGGGAGGTCCGCGAGGCCGTCGAACAGCCCCTGATCGAACCCGAACTCTTCGAGGAGGTCGGTATCGATCCGCCGAGTGGCGTCCTCCTCTACGGTCCTCCGGGAACCGGAAAGACGATGCTCGCGAAAGCCGTCGCGAACAAGACCGACGCGACCTTCATCAAGATGGCCGGCTCGGAACTCGTCCGAAAGTTCATCGGTGAGGGATCGCGGCTCGTTCGCGACCTCTTCGAGATGGCTCGCGAACGCGAACCGGCTATCATCTTCATCGACGAAATCGACGCCATCGCCGCCACGCGGACGGAGTCGAAAACGTCGGGCGACGCCGAAGTTCAGCGGACGATGATGCAACTGCTCGCGGAGATGGACGGCTTCGAGGCCCGCGGCGAGATCCGTATCATCGCGGCGACGAACCGCTTCGACATGCTCGACCGCGCCATCCTGCGTCCGGGTCGGTTCGATCGGCTCATTGAGGTCCCCGAACCGAACCGCGACGGCCGCGAACAGATCTTCGAGATCCACACGCGCGGCATGAACGTCACCGATGACGTCGACTTCGACACGCTCGCGGACGACACCGAGGGCTACTCCGGTGCCGACATCGAGAGTCTCGCGACCGAAGCCGGCATGTTCGCCATCCGCAACGAGCGCGAGGAGATCCGCCATCAGGATTTCCTCGACGCCGTCGAGAAGGTCGAAAACGACGACTCGAGTGACGTCGTCTCGTCGGCTGGTTACTTCTACCAGTAG
- a CDS encoding GIDE domain-containing protein — MDLVSLAIGGILAALGVAGIWTGTSSLRQWRRLGADDPVPVREAISRSGSVEVEGAVREHETTLESPVMDESCVAYEYTIEQRRNRGGKRSGSRWRTIEDGTDRRPFVLEDESGRAYVDPDGASLSLERERTRNPNGDSPLPGFLRSLNVDFSINIGGPFGAGIGNRRYTERRLDLDGHCYVVGQAERSPAGIDADVAIVGGESPTFLISDATEGETRRRLLLRGSGFGLAGVGCVALGLWILVSTGVSV; from the coding sequence ATGGACCTCGTTTCGCTGGCGATCGGCGGTATTCTCGCTGCCCTCGGTGTGGCTGGGATATGGACAGGCACCTCGTCGCTTCGGCAGTGGCGACGGCTGGGTGCCGACGACCCGGTTCCGGTTCGAGAGGCTATTTCGCGGTCGGGTTCGGTCGAAGTCGAGGGAGCGGTCCGCGAACACGAAACCACGCTCGAGTCACCGGTGATGGACGAGTCGTGTGTCGCCTACGAGTACACGATCGAACAGCGTCGAAATCGCGGCGGGAAACGGTCGGGGAGCAGGTGGCGAACCATCGAAGACGGAACGGATCGACGGCCGTTCGTCCTCGAGGACGAGTCGGGACGGGCCTACGTCGATCCCGACGGAGCGTCGCTTTCTCTCGAGCGCGAACGAACACGGAACCCGAACGGCGATTCACCACTGCCCGGGTTCTTGCGCTCGTTGAACGTGGATTTCTCGATCAATATCGGCGGCCCCTTCGGCGCTGGGATCGGAAATCGACGTTACACGGAGCGGCGTCTCGACCTCGACGGACACTGTTACGTCGTCGGTCAGGCCGAGCGTTCGCCGGCAGGGATCGACGCGGACGTTGCGATCGTCGGTGGCGAGTCTCCGACGTTCCTGATTTCGGACGCGACGGAGGGGGAAACGCGACGGCGACTACTCCTGCGCGGATCGGGGTTCGGACTGGCCGGTGTCGGTTGCGTTGCTCTCGGACTCTGGATACTCGTCAGTACCGGCGTGAGCGTGTAG
- a CDS encoding ribosome biogenesis/translation initiation ATPase RLI translates to MADDSIAVVDLDRCQPDRCSYECKNYCPPNRTGKECITLRGEDTDEGQPEQIHISEEICLGETCGICVEKCPFDAIEIINLPKELQDDPAHRYGENAFSLYGLPAPQQGQVTGILGPNGIGKTTAVRILAGELEPNLGRHEESPGWDEVLEAYRGTELQDYIADIREGEVTVSRKPQYVDQIPNSFDGNTRDLLERTDERGALDSLVDRLEIAPVMDQSIDDLSGGELQRVAIAATLARDTDFYFLDEVTPYLDIGQRVTAARLIRELAEEENRSMLVVEHDLAILDLLADTLHVAYGEPGAYGVITPPKSVRNGINEYLAGYLDNENMRIRPDPIEFEEHAPRAAVRSDTLVEYPDLEKSYGEGEFSLEVEGGEIRRNEVLGIVGPNGIGKSTFAKLLTGDLEPDSGDADLDLEISYKPQYVTIDQHMRVDVFLSSITDQFGSSYWNTEIAQPLQLERIMEQNLSDLSGGERQRVAIAACLSDSADLYLLDEPSAHLDVEQRVQATSAIRRYAEQQDATVLVIDHDIYMIDLLADRLMVFDGEPAEHGRAGTPQPMRDGMNEFLANLEVTFRRDERTSRPRINKPDSQLDKRQKSEGEYYYAP, encoded by the coding sequence ATGGCGGACGACAGCATCGCCGTCGTCGATCTGGACCGATGCCAACCCGACCGCTGTAGCTACGAGTGTAAGAACTACTGCCCGCCGAACCGGACTGGAAAGGAGTGTATTACCCTCCGGGGGGAGGATACCGACGAGGGTCAGCCCGAGCAGATTCACATCTCCGAGGAGATCTGTCTCGGTGAAACCTGTGGGATCTGCGTCGAAAAGTGTCCGTTCGACGCCATCGAGATCATCAATCTGCCCAAGGAACTGCAGGACGATCCGGCCCACCGCTACGGTGAGAACGCCTTCTCGCTGTACGGCCTTCCCGCACCACAGCAGGGGCAGGTGACGGGTATTCTCGGTCCAAACGGGATCGGGAAGACGACTGCCGTTCGAATCCTCGCGGGCGAACTCGAGCCAAATCTCGGTCGCCACGAGGAGTCCCCCGGTTGGGACGAGGTGCTCGAAGCCTACCGCGGAACGGAACTGCAGGACTACATCGCTGACATCCGCGAGGGAGAGGTCACTGTTTCCCGAAAACCGCAGTACGTCGATCAGATACCGAACAGCTTCGACGGAAACACTCGCGACCTGCTCGAGCGAACTGACGAACGTGGTGCGCTCGATTCGCTCGTCGATCGACTCGAGATCGCACCGGTGATGGACCAGTCGATTGACGATCTCTCGGGCGGTGAACTCCAGCGAGTCGCCATCGCGGCGACGCTCGCCCGCGATACGGACTTTTACTTTCTGGACGAGGTGACGCCCTATCTCGACATCGGCCAGCGCGTCACCGCAGCGCGACTGATCCGCGAGCTCGCAGAAGAAGAGAACCGGTCGATGCTCGTCGTCGAGCACGACCTCGCGATCCTCGATTTGCTCGCCGACACGCTCCACGTCGCCTACGGTGAGCCCGGTGCCTACGGTGTCATCACCCCTCCCAAGTCGGTTCGAAACGGCATCAACGAGTATCTCGCGGGCTACCTCGACAACGAGAACATGCGAATCCGTCCGGACCCGATCGAGTTCGAAGAACACGCACCTCGAGCCGCCGTCCGCAGCGACACGCTCGTCGAGTACCCCGATCTCGAAAAGAGCTACGGCGAGGGTGAGTTCTCTCTCGAGGTCGAGGGCGGCGAGATCCGCCGAAACGAGGTGCTGGGGATCGTGGGTCCAAACGGGATCGGGAAGTCGACGTTCGCAAAGTTACTCACGGGTGACCTCGAACCCGACAGCGGCGACGCCGACCTGGACCTCGAGATTTCCTACAAACCGCAGTACGTCACGATCGATCAGCACATGCGCGTCGACGTTTTTCTCTCGTCGATCACCGATCAGTTCGGCTCCTCGTACTGGAACACCGAGATCGCACAGCCCCTCCAGCTAGAGCGGATTATGGAGCAGAACCTCTCGGATCTCTCCGGCGGAGAACGCCAGCGTGTCGCGATCGCCGCCTGCCTGTCGGACTCGGCGGATCTCTACTTGCTCGACGAACCCTCCGCTCACCTGGACGTCGAACAGCGCGTGCAGGCCACGAGCGCGATTCGTCGCTACGCCGAACAGCAGGACGCGACCGTGCTTGTTATCGACCACGACATTTACATGATCGACCTGCTGGCGGATCGCCTGATGGTCTTCGACGGCGAACCCGCCGAACACGGTCGTGCGGGCACTCCCCAGCCGATGCGCGACGGCATGAACGAGTTCCTCGCGAACCTCGAGGTCACGTTCCGTCGCGACGAACGGACCTCTCGGCCGCGGATCAACAAGCCCGACTCACAGCTCGACAAACGACAGAAATCGGAGGGGGAGTACTACTACGCGCCCTAA
- a CDS encoding archaemetzincin family Zn-dependent metalloprotease, with protein sequence MLVDIVPVGNVSAEVKRAASSALRSVYDCDVSINDSQSVPNGAYDSGRNQYSAETFIQLAERIGRGTKNIAITPHDLFYRRRNYVFGLAYLDGSGSVVSTYRLQTSSDGGFSNKSASEIFENRVRKEIVHEIGHTYGLEHCDNNRCVMNFSPTVREVDIKEEHLCGSCQRIMS encoded by the coding sequence ATGCTCGTCGACATCGTACCGGTCGGCAACGTCTCCGCAGAAGTCAAGCGGGCGGCGTCATCGGCGTTGCGATCGGTCTACGACTGCGACGTCTCGATCAACGACTCGCAGTCGGTCCCAAACGGCGCGTACGATTCCGGTCGGAACCAGTACTCCGCCGAGACCTTCATCCAGCTCGCAGAGCGCATCGGTCGCGGCACCAAGAACATCGCGATAACTCCCCACGACCTCTTCTATCGCCGTCGAAACTACGTGTTCGGGCTCGCATATCTCGACGGAAGCGGGAGCGTGGTCTCGACCTATCGCCTCCAGACCTCGAGCGACGGCGGCTTCTCGAACAAGAGCGCGAGCGAGATCTTCGAAAACCGCGTTCGCAAGGAAATCGTCCACGAGATCGGCCACACGTACGGGCTCGAACACTGTGACAACAACCGATGCGTGATGAATTTCTCACCGACGGTCCGCGAGGTCGACATCAAAGAAGAGCATCTCTGTGGAAGCTGTCAGCGAATCATGAGCTGA
- a CDS encoding DUF6276 family protein has protein sequence MTCTTCGARTISFSVPPAFLEYAPDGASMVTFCTHCLALESEDTTSVDSETGVDVESEEDEIPAFGRVSDSFPTDPDQAIPLALTIGHCSSLATNREAIESLLRDVERAGTDPLLALERLTDDPTVDPAIDLERRAHQLEQLLY, from the coding sequence ATGACCTGCACAACGTGTGGCGCTCGGACGATCTCGTTTTCCGTCCCTCCAGCGTTTCTCGAGTACGCTCCCGACGGAGCGTCGATGGTTACGTTCTGCACTCACTGTCTGGCGCTCGAGTCCGAAGACACGACTTCCGTCGATTCCGAAACGGGAGTCGACGTCGAGAGCGAAGAAGACGAGATACCAGCGTTCGGTCGCGTGAGCGACTCGTTCCCGACGGATCCCGATCAGGCGATCCCGCTCGCGCTCACGATCGGTCACTGTTCGTCGCTCGCGACCAATCGGGAGGCGATCGAATCGCTCCTGCGGGACGTCGAGCGGGCGGGCACCGACCCGCTCCTCGCGCTCGAGCGACTCACCGACGATCCGACCGTCGATCCGGCGATCGACCTCGAGCGTCGCGCCCATCAACTCGAGCAACTGCTGTACTGA